A DNA window from Acidimicrobiales bacterium contains the following coding sequences:
- a CDS encoding PIG-L deacetylase family protein — MAELLDAVPGMVLAVYAHPDDPDVSCGGTLARWARAGAEVHVLICTNGDKGSADPAEDPGALAVRRTGEAAEAAAVLGLAGQHFLGYPDGELVDDAPFRGALVAWVRRLRPLTVLGPDPTAVFFGEDYFNHRDHRTTGFALLDALSPAAALPHYFPEAGPAHQVETALLSGTLEPTVWVDVTATIDDKAAAVSCHRSQFAESGEWARRAVRERAVEDGRRAGVAYAEGFRRLRLGG; from the coding sequence GTGGCGGAGCTGCTCGACGCGGTGCCGGGGATGGTGCTCGCCGTCTACGCGCATCCCGACGACCCCGACGTGTCGTGCGGGGGGACGCTGGCCCGCTGGGCGAGGGCGGGTGCCGAGGTGCACGTCCTCATCTGCACCAACGGGGACAAGGGGAGCGCGGACCCCGCCGAGGACCCTGGAGCGCTGGCCGTCCGGCGCACCGGTGAGGCGGCGGAGGCGGCCGCCGTGCTGGGCCTCGCCGGTCAGCACTTTCTCGGGTACCCCGACGGCGAGTTGGTGGACGACGCGCCCTTCCGGGGCGCCCTGGTGGCCTGGGTGCGCCGGCTCCGACCGCTGACCGTGCTCGGACCGGACCCCACCGCGGTGTTCTTCGGGGAGGACTATTTCAACCACCGCGACCACCGCACGACGGGGTTCGCGCTCCTCGACGCCCTGTCGCCGGCGGCGGCGCTGCCGCACTACTTCCCGGAGGCCGGACCCGCCCACCAGGTGGAGACGGCCCTGCTGTCGGGAACCCTCGAGCCCACGGTGTGGGTGGACGTGACCGCCACCATCGACGACAAGGCGGCCGCCGTCTCGTGTCACCGCAGCCAGTTCGCCGAAAGTGGTGAGTGGGCGCGTCGCGCCGTGCGCGAGCGCGC
- the nrdR gene encoding transcriptional regulator NrdR yields MRCPWCQSLEDKVVDSRLAEDGVAIRRRRECLSCNRRFTTYERLEESPLWVVKRSGLREPFDRAKVVAGVRAATKNRPVSEEKLEEIAQQVEESLRGAGAEVTSQQIGLAVLERLRDVDDVAYLRFASVYKGFEDLGDFQREVGLLTKTTEPKRRT; encoded by the coding sequence GTGCGGTGTCCGTGGTGTCAGAGTCTCGAGGACAAGGTCGTCGACTCGCGCCTCGCCGAGGACGGCGTCGCCATCCGTCGCCGCCGTGAGTGCCTGTCGTGCAACCGGAGGTTCACCACCTACGAACGCCTCGAAGAGTCGCCGTTGTGGGTGGTCAAGCGCAGCGGGCTGCGGGAGCCCTTCGATCGCGCCAAGGTCGTGGCGGGCGTGCGCGCCGCCACCAAGAACCGTCCGGTCAGCGAAGAGAAGCTCGAGGAGATCGCCCAGCAAGTCGAGGAGTCGCTGCGGGGTGCCGGGGCCGAGGTGACCAGCCAGCAGATCGGTCTGGCCGTCCTGGAGCGCCTGCGCGACGTGGACGACGTGGCCTACCTGCGGTTCGCGTCCGTCTACAAGGGATTCGAGGACCTGGGGGACTTCCAGCGCGAGGTGGGCCTGCTGACCAAGACCACCGAGCCCAAGCGCCGGACCTGA
- a CDS encoding LysM peptidoglycan-binding domain-containing protein, producing the protein MTRPSAAVRRRRVLLGTVAAGLIAALALPWGGAGGQPLATSGPARAGGAVAHHTGYVVQPGDTLWSIAERLDPSGDPRPLVAQLAAEVGGDTVVPGEHVVLP; encoded by the coding sequence GTGACCCGGCCGAGCGCCGCGGTCCGGCGCCGGCGGGTCCTCCTCGGGACGGTGGCGGCGGGCCTGATCGCCGCCCTCGCCCTGCCCTGGGGCGGTGCCGGGGGCCAGCCCCTCGCCACCTCCGGTCCCGCCCGGGCGGGGGGAGCGGTCGCCCACCACACCGGCTACGTCGTCCAGCCGGGGGACACGCTGTGGTCGATCGCCGAACGACTCGACCCGTCCGGCGATCCCCGGCCGCTGGTGGCGCAGCTCGCCGCCGAGGTGGGCGGTGACACCGTGGTCCCCGGGGAGCACGTCGTCCTTCCCTGA